One Acutalibacter muris DNA window includes the following coding sequences:
- the dnaG gene encoding DNA primase, which translates to MAFPPEFLRELEDRSRIEEIAESYVRLRRAGKNLVGLCPFHSEKTPSFNVYPGNNSFYCFGCGKGGGVINFVMDIERLDFLEAVKWLAQRAGMSMPEEGADDSMSKLRMRILEINRESGRFFYKTLISPEGEPGLSYFKGRGLDPGTIKHFGLGYAPESGFGLVNHLRKLGYTKEELLQSDMVRTSKKGNLYDRYRGRVMFPIFDLRGNVTAFGGRILTDEKPKYINTSDTPVYHKSSGLFAMNLAKNSESRQLILAEGYMDVIALHRAGFTNAIASLGTSLTEEQARIMKRYADEVVICYDSDDAGQRATQRAIPILKAAGLRVKVITVPGGKDPDEFMKNYGKDGPIRFRQLLEKGGTDVEYRLQKLRDQFDLDTDEGRVRYLSEATRTVIAKLRNPMEQEVYAGRVAQEAGVDKDRVLETVERLSKQERRREDRELERGQMSVKLAPAPGKDRRQEGRIRAQVAQRGIIAYLFRHQDRAEVFLKHCPPEKFITPEYRRVYTAILGRMIQDTVTLSSLGETLTGEEAGCLSGILAAAQDAPPNERDVKEYLRALEEEAGREGTEEWSRTASTEDINKYFENLRKKKA; encoded by the coding sequence ATGGCGTTTCCGCCGGAATTTCTGCGGGAGCTTGAGGACCGCAGCCGCATAGAGGAGATAGCCGAGAGCTACGTGCGCCTGCGCCGGGCGGGGAAGAACCTGGTGGGGCTCTGCCCCTTCCACAGCGAAAAGACGCCCTCCTTCAACGTCTATCCGGGGAACAACTCCTTCTACTGCTTCGGCTGCGGCAAGGGCGGCGGGGTGATAAACTTCGTGATGGACATAGAGCGGCTGGACTTTCTGGAGGCGGTGAAGTGGCTTGCCCAGCGGGCAGGTATGTCCATGCCCGAGGAGGGCGCGGACGACAGTATGTCAAAGCTTCGTATGCGCATACTTGAGATTAACCGGGAGTCCGGGCGGTTCTTCTATAAGACCCTTATTTCCCCCGAGGGGGAGCCGGGGCTCAGCTACTTTAAGGGCCGGGGGCTGGACCCGGGGACCATTAAGCACTTTGGGCTGGGGTACGCGCCGGAGAGCGGGTTCGGGCTTGTGAACCATCTCAGGAAGCTGGGGTACACAAAGGAGGAGCTTCTCCAGTCGGACATGGTAAGGACCTCGAAGAAGGGCAATTTGTACGACAGGTACAGGGGCCGGGTGATGTTCCCCATATTTGACCTTAGGGGGAACGTGACGGCCTTTGGCGGGCGCATACTTACCGACGAGAAGCCCAAGTACATAAATACCTCCGACACGCCGGTGTACCACAAGAGCAGCGGGCTTTTCGCCATGAACCTGGCGAAGAACTCCGAAAGCCGGCAGCTTATCCTGGCCGAGGGGTATATGGACGTGATAGCTCTGCACAGGGCGGGGTTCACAAACGCAATAGCCTCCCTGGGCACGTCCCTGACGGAGGAGCAGGCCAGGATAATGAAGCGCTACGCCGATGAGGTGGTAATATGCTACGACTCGGACGACGCGGGGCAGCGGGCTACCCAGCGGGCGATACCCATACTGAAAGCGGCGGGCCTTCGGGTCAAGGTGATAACCGTGCCCGGGGGCAAGGACCCGGACGAGTTTATGAAAAATTATGGCAAGGACGGGCCCATAAGGTTCAGGCAGCTGCTGGAAAAGGGCGGCACGGACGTGGAGTATAGACTGCAAAAGCTTAGGGACCAGTTCGACCTTGACACCGACGAGGGCCGGGTAAGGTACCTGAGCGAGGCCACCCGGACGGTGATAGCGAAGCTCCGGAACCCCATGGAGCAGGAGGTCTATGCGGGGAGAGTGGCCCAGGAGGCCGGTGTGGACAAGGACCGGGTCCTGGAAACCGTGGAGCGGCTCTCCAAACAGGAGCGGCGCCGGGAGGACAGGGAGCTGGAGCGGGGGCAGATGAGCGTGAAGCTGGCCCCGGCCCCGGGGAAGGACCGCCGCCAGGAGGGCAGAATAAGAGCGCAGGTGGCCCAGAGGGGCATTATCGCCTACCTTTTCAGGCACCAGGACAGGGCGGAGGTCTTTTTGAAGCACTGTCCGCCTGAAAAGTTTATCACTCCCGAGTACCGCAGAGTATATACTGCCATATTGGGCAGAATGATACAAGATACGGTAACCTTATCGAGCCTTGGGGAGACGCTGACCGGGGAGGAGGCCGGGTGCCTCAGCGGGATACTGGCCGCGGCCCAGGACGCGCCCCCAAACGAGCGGGACGTTAAGGAATACCTCAGGGCCCTGGAGGAGGAGGCCGGGCGGGAGGGCACCGAGGAGTGGAGCAGGACGGCCAGCACGGAGGACATAAATAAATACTTTGAAAATTTGAGGAAGAAAAAAGCGTGA
- the rpoD gene encoding RNA polymerase sigma factor RpoD, with protein MSAQPDKKTVIRDLVEIGKAKGQLSTKEILDALGELDFDPEQIEKFYDTLESQGVEIVEDFDEMQLDENDLVKAGEVELDGSEGITIDDPVKVYLKEIGRVPLLTPEEEVDLAVRITNGDEAAKKRLSEANLRLVVSIAKRYLGRGMQFLDLIQEGNLGLIKAVEKFDYTKGFKFSTYATWWIRQAITRAIADQARTIRIPVHMVETINKVKKANNSLLHVNGREPSADEIAEELEMPVDKVREIMRVAQEPVSMETPIGEEEDSHLGDFIEDSDAPAPQDAASLTLLKETLGNVLDSLTPREEKVLRLRFGLEDGRSRTLEEVGKEFNVTRERIRQIEAKALRKLRHPSRSKKLKDFLD; from the coding sequence ATGAGCGCACAGCCGGATAAGAAGACCGTGATTAGAGACCTGGTGGAGATCGGCAAGGCGAAGGGACAGCTGAGCACCAAGGAGATCCTGGACGCCCTGGGCGAGCTGGATTTCGACCCGGAGCAGATAGAGAAATTCTACGACACCCTGGAGAGCCAGGGGGTGGAGATCGTCGAGGATTTCGACGAGATGCAGCTGGACGAGAACGACCTGGTTAAGGCCGGGGAGGTGGAGCTGGACGGCAGCGAGGGTATCACCATTGACGACCCGGTGAAGGTGTATCTCAAGGAGATAGGCAGGGTGCCCCTTCTGACCCCGGAGGAGGAGGTGGACCTCGCCGTGCGCATCACAAACGGCGACGAGGCCGCCAAGAAGCGTCTTAGTGAGGCCAACCTGCGCCTGGTGGTGAGCATAGCGAAAAGATACCTGGGGCGGGGGATGCAGTTTCTGGATCTGATACAGGAGGGGAACCTGGGGCTTATCAAGGCCGTGGAGAAGTTCGACTATACAAAGGGCTTCAAGTTCTCCACCTACGCCACCTGGTGGATACGCCAGGCCATCACCCGGGCCATAGCCGACCAGGCCAGGACTATACGTATTCCTGTGCACATGGTGGAGACCATCAATAAGGTGAAGAAGGCAAATAACTCCCTGCTGCACGTGAACGGCCGGGAGCCCAGCGCCGACGAGATAGCCGAGGAGCTGGAGATGCCGGTGGACAAGGTGCGGGAGATAATGCGCGTGGCCCAGGAGCCGGTGTCCATGGAGACCCCCATCGGCGAGGAGGAGGACAGCCATCTGGGGGACTTCATTGAGGACTCGGACGCGCCGGCCCCCCAGGACGCGGCCAGCCTGACCCTTTTGAAGGAAACCTTGGGCAACGTGCTGGACTCTCTGACCCCCAGGGAGGAGAAGGTGCTACGGCTGCGGTTCGGGCTGGAGGACGGACGCTCCAGGACCCTCGAAGAGGTGGGCAAGGAGTTCAACGTCACCAGGGAGCGCATAAGGCAGATAGAGGCCAAGGCCCTTAGAAAGCTTAGGCACCCCAGCCGGAGCAAGAAGCTGAAGGACTTTTTGGACTGA
- a CDS encoding PepSY domain-containing protein, with product MKKAVSLVMAALMLTLAGCSGEPPQAEPGATPAPAVAESTPAPESESEGGHTHESKSTPVPAPESGGSSQIMLTEEQAKEKALAHAELDGGGVTFTKVKLDFEGGRQVYELEFYTDTYDEYEYEIDAYTGEVIGYKSESSGHGKGGGHDSGHTGLTGREAKDLALDRVPGAAMEDIWEFGRDNDDGREVFEGKLVYDGMEYEFKIDAQSGEFLEWEQEPWDN from the coding sequence ATGAAGAAAGCTGTTTCTCTTGTTATGGCGGCGCTTATGCTGACACTTGCGGGGTGCAGCGGGGAGCCTCCTCAGGCGGAGCCTGGGGCCACGCCCGCGCCCGCTGTGGCGGAGAGCACGCCTGCACCTGAATCTGAATCGGAGGGCGGGCATACGCATGAGAGCAAGAGTACACCTGTGCCCGCGCCGGAGAGCGGCGGCAGCTCCCAGATAATGCTCACAGAGGAGCAGGCCAAGGAGAAGGCCTTGGCCCACGCGGAGCTGGACGGCGGAGGCGTGACCTTCACAAAGGTCAAGCTGGATTTTGAGGGAGGACGGCAGGTGTATGAGCTGGAATTCTACACGGATACTTACGACGAATATGAATACGAGATAGACGCGTATACCGGCGAGGTCATAGGCTATAAGAGCGAGAGCTCCGGCCACGGCAAGGGCGGCGGCCACGACTCCGGCCACACTGGGCTTACCGGACGGGAGGCAAAGGATCTGGCCCTTGACAGGGTGCCGGGGGCGGCCATGGAGGATATATGGGAGTTCGGCCGGGACAACGACGACGGACGAGAGGTGTTCGAGGGCAAGCTGGTTTATGATGGCATGGAGTATGAGTTTAAGATAGACGCACAGAGCGGGGAGTTCCTGGAATGGGAGCAGGAGCCCTGGGACAATTAA
- a CDS encoding RrF2 family transcriptional regulator yields the protein MTLEADYAVRIVEYLTRNPGRWDAKTISEKMQIPLRFCLKILRGLVGAGMVCSFKGAKGGYSLARPAGEITLLQVIESVEGPYMLSRCQKEEYSCGREHCKLHNIYERVSETVRKELEAYTFDVICECGERKD from the coding sequence ATGACATTAGAGGCGGATTACGCCGTGAGGATAGTTGAATATCTGACCCGGAACCCGGGGCGCTGGGACGCGAAGACCATCTCGGAGAAGATGCAGATACCCCTGCGGTTCTGCCTTAAAATACTCAGAGGTCTGGTGGGTGCGGGAATGGTCTGCTCCTTTAAGGGGGCAAAGGGCGGGTACAGCCTGGCGCGTCCGGCGGGGGAGATAACCCTTTTGCAGGTGATAGAGAGCGTGGAGGGGCCCTATATGCTCAGCCGCTGCCAGAAGGAGGAGTACAGCTGCGGGCGGGAGCACTGCAAGCTGCACAATATATATGAGAGGGTCAGCGAGACGGTGCGCAAGGAGCTGGAGGCGTACACCTTTGATGTGATATGCGAATGCGGAGAGCGGAAAGATTAA
- a CDS encoding GNAT family N-acetyltransferase has protein sequence MALIVRPARETDLPAIGELYGTVCDALQGKAYNPGWARDGFPTLDCAREYLREGALLIAMEGSEPVGSVGLTREPSAEDGFENAPDFDDKVWYLHVLAVHPAHQRRGISSLLLSAAEDYSRAQGANTTRLYVWEGNAPALRAYEKSGYSCVKRNVDIGLAGFGLPRFFLYEKPL, from the coding sequence ATGGCCCTCATAGTCCGGCCTGCCCGTGAAACGGATCTCCCCGCCATAGGGGAACTTTACGGCACTGTCTGTGACGCCCTTCAGGGCAAGGCCTATAATCCCGGCTGGGCCCGGGACGGCTTCCCCACTCTTGACTGCGCCCGGGAATACCTGCGCGAGGGTGCCCTGCTTATCGCCATGGAGGGCAGCGAGCCTGTCGGCTCCGTGGGCCTTACCAGGGAGCCCAGCGCCGAAGACGGCTTTGAAAACGCCCCGGACTTCGATGATAAGGTCTGGTACCTCCACGTTCTGGCCGTCCACCCCGCCCATCAGCGCCGGGGTATAAGCTCACTGCTCCTGTCCGCCGCCGAGGACTATTCCCGGGCCCAGGGCGCAAATACCACGCGCCTGTACGTTTGGGAGGGCAATGCCCCTGCCCTCCGCGCTTATGAAAAATCCGGCTACTCCTGCGTGAAGCGGAACGTTGACATCGGTCTTGCCGGGTTCGGATTACCGCGCTTCTTTCTCTACGAAAAACCGCTTTAG
- the rpoB gene encoding DNA-directed RNA polymerase subunit beta — protein sequence MVNVKPVQLGKTKRMSFGKIEEVLKMPNLIEIQKNSYEWFLNEGLREVFQDVSGITDFNNNLVLDFVDYKLDETPNYSVTECKERDATYSAALRVTARLLNKETGEIKVSEVFMGDFPLMTQSGTFVINGAERVIVSQLVRSPGVYFKMDYDRSGKELFSSTIIPNRGAWLEYENDVNDVLYVRIDKNRKIPITVFARCLGLGTDQQLLDFFGDDDRIRATMEKDTCHSMEEGLFEIYRKLRPSEPPTIESAQAHINSLFFDPRRYDMSRVGRYKYNKKLRLEGRINGQTLSQPIADPYTGEVLAEAGVTVSKELARRLDDAGVTEAVVSVEGREVKIISNGMVDITKYVSLDRETLLSCGINERVSYPVLREILEECGEDERKLKSALKKRKPELIPNIITVEDIFASINYMNCLAQGLGLTDDIDHLSNRRIRCVGELLQNQFRIGFSRLERVIRERMTLQAQDLEQLTPHSLINIRPVVAAIKEFFGSSPLSQFMDQTNPLAELTHKRRLSALGPGGLSRDRASFEVRDVHYTHYGRMCPLETPEGPNIGLISYLASFAKINEYGFIEAPYRKVDKATGRVTDEVEYMTADVEDNYVVAQANEPLDQEGHFVNSRVVGRYRDEFVDVDAARADYMDITPRMVVSVATAMIPFLEHDDANRAMMGSNMQRQAVPLLRTEGPIVGTGMEYKAGVDSGVCVLARRGGVVKSVSADLVRVTADNGDTDDYEIIKFMPSNQSTCINQVPVVNVGERVEEGSVIADGPGIRNGEIALGKNALIGFMTWEGYNYEDAVLLNEKIVRDDVYTSIHIEEYEMEARDTKLGPEEITRDIPNANNELLGDLDDRGIIRIGADVRAGDILVGKVTPKGETELTAEERLLRAIFGEKAREVRDTSLRVPHGEYGVVVDVKVFTRENSHDELSPGVNKVVRCYIAQKRKISVGDKMAGRHGNKGVVSRILPEEEMPFLPDGTPLDIVLNPLGVPSRMNIGQVLEVHLGMAAHALGWKIMTPVFDGAQEADIRECFRMSGMHEDGKFYLRDGRTGEYFDNPVTVGYMYYLKLHHLVDDKIHARSTGPYSLVTQQPLGGKAQFGGQRFGEMEVWALEAYGAAYTLQEILTVKSDDVVGRVKTYESIVKGQNIPTPGIPESFKVLIKELQSLGLDVKVLDADDQEIDLKQTFDDDDMGLSRGGNFDEENVADDLEGYYQEDEDGNFLEDEDEDEDFGDEEDDDLDEDFGLDDGDEGEDF from the coding sequence ATGGTGAATGTTAAACCGGTCCAGCTGGGTAAAACCAAGCGGATGAGCTTTGGCAAGATCGAGGAAGTCTTGAAAATGCCCAACCTTATAGAGATCCAGAAAAATTCCTATGAATGGTTTTTGAACGAAGGCCTGCGTGAGGTGTTTCAGGATGTGTCGGGAATCACTGACTTTAATAACAACCTGGTGCTGGATTTTGTGGACTACAAGCTGGACGAGACGCCCAACTACAGCGTGACTGAGTGTAAGGAGCGGGACGCCACCTATTCCGCGGCCCTGCGGGTGACCGCGCGGCTATTGAATAAGGAAACCGGGGAGATAAAGGTCTCAGAGGTATTTATGGGAGACTTCCCCCTGATGACCCAGAGCGGCACCTTTGTGATAAACGGAGCGGAGCGCGTTATCGTCTCCCAGCTGGTGCGCTCCCCGGGCGTGTATTTCAAGATGGATTACGACCGCTCGGGCAAGGAGCTCTTCAGCTCCACCATAATACCCAACAGGGGTGCCTGGCTGGAGTATGAGAACGACGTGAACGACGTGCTTTACGTGCGCATAGACAAGAACAGGAAGATACCGATTACGGTGTTTGCCCGCTGTCTGGGGCTTGGGACGGACCAGCAGCTTCTGGACTTCTTCGGGGACGACGACCGTATCCGGGCCACCATGGAGAAGGACACCTGCCACTCCATGGAGGAGGGCCTCTTTGAGATATACCGCAAGCTGCGCCCCAGCGAGCCGCCCACCATAGAGAGCGCCCAGGCCCATATAAACTCCCTGTTCTTCGACCCCAGGCGGTACGATATGAGCAGGGTGGGCCGCTATAAGTATAACAAGAAGCTGCGCCTTGAGGGACGCATCAACGGCCAGACTCTCTCCCAGCCCATCGCGGACCCATATACCGGCGAGGTGCTGGCCGAGGCGGGGGTGACCGTTTCAAAGGAGCTTGCCCGGCGGCTGGACGACGCGGGGGTTACAGAGGCTGTGGTCTCGGTGGAGGGCAGGGAGGTCAAGATAATTTCCAACGGCATGGTGGATATCACAAAATACGTGTCCCTAGACAGGGAGACGCTGCTCTCCTGCGGCATAAACGAGCGCGTAAGCTACCCGGTACTAAGGGAGATACTGGAGGAGTGCGGAGAGGACGAGAGGAAGCTCAAGTCCGCCCTTAAAAAGCGCAAGCCGGAGCTGATACCCAACATTATCACGGTGGAGGATATTTTCGCCAGCATAAACTACATGAACTGCCTGGCCCAGGGATTGGGGCTTACGGACGATATAGACCATCTGAGCAACCGGCGCATCCGCTGCGTGGGCGAGCTTTTGCAGAACCAGTTCAGGATAGGCTTCTCCCGTCTTGAGAGAGTCATCCGCGAGCGCATGACCCTGCAGGCCCAGGATTTGGAGCAGCTGACCCCCCACTCCCTTATAAACATCCGGCCGGTGGTGGCGGCCATAAAGGAGTTCTTCGGCTCGTCGCCCCTTTCGCAGTTCATGGACCAGACGAACCCCCTGGCGGAGCTCACCCATAAGCGCAGGCTTTCCGCCTTGGGCCCCGGCGGCCTTTCAAGGGACCGGGCCAGCTTCGAGGTACGTGACGTGCACTACACCCACTATGGGCGCATGTGCCCCCTGGAAACCCCGGAGGGCCCAAACATCGGCCTGATATCCTATCTTGCCAGCTTCGCGAAGATAAACGAGTACGGCTTTATAGAGGCCCCCTACCGCAAGGTGGACAAGGCCACCGGCAGGGTCACCGACGAGGTGGAGTATATGACCGCCGACGTGGAGGACAACTACGTTGTGGCCCAGGCCAACGAGCCGTTGGACCAGGAGGGGCACTTTGTAAACAGCCGCGTGGTGGGCCGGTACAGGGACGAGTTCGTGGACGTGGACGCGGCCCGGGCCGACTATATGGACATCACCCCCAGGATGGTGGTCTCCGTGGCTACGGCAATGATTCCCTTTTTGGAGCATGACGACGCCAACCGGGCCATGATGGGCTCCAACATGCAGCGTCAGGCCGTGCCCCTTCTCAGGACCGAAGGGCCCATAGTGGGCACCGGCATGGAGTATAAGGCGGGGGTAGACTCCGGCGTGTGCGTGCTGGCCAGAAGGGGCGGCGTTGTGAAGTCCGTCTCCGCGGACCTGGTGCGGGTGACCGCCGATAACGGCGATACAGACGACTATGAGATAATCAAGTTCATGCCCTCTAACCAGAGCACCTGCATAAACCAGGTGCCGGTGGTGAACGTGGGAGAGCGGGTCGAGGAGGGCTCTGTCATAGCCGACGGGCCCGGCATAAGGAATGGCGAGATAGCCCTGGGCAAGAATGCGCTTATAGGCTTCATGACCTGGGAGGGCTATAACTACGAGGACGCGGTGCTCCTCAATGAGAAGATAGTACGCGACGACGTTTACACGTCTATCCATATAGAGGAGTACGAGATGGAGGCCCGGGACACGAAGCTTGGTCCCGAGGAGATCACCAGGGACATCCCCAACGCCAACAACGAGCTTTTGGGGGACCTGGACGATAGGGGCATTATCCGCATAGGGGCGGACGTGCGCGCCGGGGATATCCTGGTGGGCAAGGTTACGCCAAAAGGCGAGACGGAGCTTACCGCCGAGGAGCGGCTGCTCAGAGCCATATTCGGTGAAAAGGCCAGAGAGGTGCGGGACACCTCTTTGAGAGTGCCCCACGGCGAGTACGGCGTGGTGGTGGACGTTAAGGTGTTCACCAGGGAGAACAGCCACGACGAACTCTCCCCGGGAGTAAACAAGGTGGTGCGCTGCTATATCGCCCAGAAGCGCAAGATCTCCGTGGGCGACAAGATGGCGGGACGGCACGGCAATAAGGGCGTTGTGTCAAGGATACTGCCCGAAGAGGAGATGCCCTTCCTGCCTGACGGCACGCCCCTGGACATTGTGCTGAACCCCCTGGGCGTGCCCAGCCGAATGAATATCGGACAGGTACTGGAGGTCCATCTGGGCATGGCGGCCCACGCTCTGGGCTGGAAGATAATGACTCCTGTGTTTGACGGGGCCCAGGAGGCGGACATCCGGGAGTGCTTCCGCATGAGCGGAATGCACGAGGACGGCAAGTTCTACCTTCGGGACGGGCGTACAGGCGAATATTTTGACAACCCGGTGACGGTGGGCTATATGTACTATTTAAAGCTGCACCATCTGGTGGACGATAAGATACACGCCAGGAGCACGGGCCCCTATTCCCTGGTGACCCAGCAGCCTTTGGGCGGCAAGGCCCAGTTTGGCGGCCAGCGCTTCGGCGAGATGGAGGTCTGGGCCCTGGAGGCCTATGGCGCGGCCTATACCCTGCAGGAGATACTGACGGTGAAATCCGACGACGTGGTGGGCAGGGTGAAGACCTATGAATCCATAGTGAAGGGCCAGAACATCCCCACCCCCGGCATACCCGAGAGCTTTAAGGTGCTTATTAAGGAATTGCAGTCCCTGGGGCTTGACGTGAAGGTGCTGGACGCGGACGACCAGGAGATAGATTTGAAGCAGACCTTCGACGACGATGATATGGGCCTGTCCCGGGGAGGAAACTTCGACGAGGAGAACGTGGCCGACGACCTTGAGGGTTACTATCAGGAGGACGAGGACGGCAACTTCCTTGAGGACGAAGACGAGGACGAGGATTTCGGAGACGAGGAGGACGACGACCTTGACGAGGACTTCGGCCTGGACGACGGCGATGAGGGCGAGGATTTTTGA